A part of Terriglobus roseus genomic DNA contains:
- a CDS encoding recombinase family protein has protein sequence MQNVSVALYARVSTKDKGQDTENQLRELRQFAEKQGWGIVQEYVDKATGKHSDREQFQRMFAAASRREFDVLLFWSLDRFSREGVRETLNHLKRLDSYGVEFRSFMEQYLDTTGVFKEAVIGILATIAKQERIRLSERTIAGLERARAQGRVGGRPKAEDDHKLVRRFQRLHEEGKSVRVIAAELGVSPTTVQKLKAAA, from the coding sequence ATGCAGAACGTATCGGTTGCGCTGTACGCACGAGTGAGCACAAAGGACAAAGGGCAGGATACGGAGAACCAGTTACGCGAGCTACGTCAGTTCGCTGAGAAGCAGGGGTGGGGCATTGTCCAAGAGTATGTGGACAAGGCTACCGGCAAGCACAGCGACCGCGAGCAGTTCCAGAGGATGTTTGCTGCTGCGTCCCGGCGCGAGTTCGACGTGCTGCTGTTCTGGAGTTTAGACCGGTTTTCACGTGAAGGCGTAAGAGAGACCTTGAATCATCTCAAACGGTTGGATAGCTACGGCGTGGAGTTCCGCAGCTTCATGGAGCAATACCTCGACACCACGGGCGTATTCAAAGAGGCAGTGATCGGTATCCTCGCGACGATAGCAAAGCAGGAGCGCATTAGATTGAGTGAGCGAACCATCGCCGGGCTAGAACGAGCACGCGCACAAGGCCGCGTCGGCGGGCGCCCGAAGGCGGAGGACGACCACAAGCTTGTACGTCGGTTTCAGAGGCTCCACGAAGAGGGCAAGTCCGTGCGTGTGATCGCGGCGGAGTTAGGTGTCTCACCCACCACCGTGCAGAAGCTCAAGGCAGCGGCATAG